The following nucleotide sequence is from Pedobacter sp. PACM 27299.
TAATATCAGCAGGCTTTTCCTGTACCCTTCATTGAGGGAGAGCTTTGGTCTTCCACTATTAGAAGCGATGGCTTGTGGCGTCCCTGTAATTACTGCGAATACTTCTTCTATGCCTGAAGTAGCAGCTGATGCAGCCTTATTTGTTGATCCATTGGATTATCATCAGATAAAAGATCAAATGATCAAGATCCTGAATGATTCAGAATTAGCAGTTCAGTTGAAAGAAAAAGGACTGAAAAGAGCGGCAGAGTTTACATGGAAAGCTGCAGCAACACAACTGCTGGCACTTTATAATACATTTAATCAATTACCAAAAGGATAAAAAGTATATGCCAATCAGACCCTTGAAAATTCCGGCATACCTGGAAACACAGCAATACGATGGGCAATGGTTCCTGGATCATATTGATGAAATCCGAGAAGGAATTAAACGTCTTCATTCAGATCAGGCAGATGTAACTGTAAGTATTCCCGCATATAATGAGGAGGCTTCTATTTTAAAAACATTATGGTCGCTGTCCAAAACCGTTACCAGTCAAAAGGTAGAAATACTGGTCGTGAATAATAATTCTACAGACCGTACACAAGAGTTGATTGAGCTTAGTGGTGCCAGCTGGCTAATAGAAAAACAGCAGGGAGTGACTCATGCGAGGAACTCTGGGTTGCAGGCAGCAAAAGGGAAAATCATCCTGAATGCCGATGCAGATTCATTTTATAGTCCATATTGGGTAGATTTACTGTCCTTACCGTTAAAAGATGCGACTGTAGCTTGTACGTATGGACGTTTTGCTTTTGTGTCGGATGGTCCTGCCAATAGATTCCCTTATTTTTTGTACGAGACTGCCGGAGACTTTTTCAAAGCTATAAAACGAAGAAGTAATGACGAAGCGATGTATGTATATGGCTGCAGTTCAGGATATCGAAAAAAGCAAGGGCTGCAGGTAGATGGTTATCATCATCCACCTGATACCAATGAAGATGGTTATCTGGCACTGAAATTAAGAAGTAAGTTTGGAAAACTTCATAAGGTCACCGCCAATCTTGCGCTGGTCTGGACATCAGATCGAAGGTTAATAGAACAGGGCGGATTGTTTAAAGCTTTCTTAGCAAGGACTAAATTTTTATTTGGATGATATTAAATTCATTTTTATATCCCTTTTATTGCGCGAATTTGCTAATTTATTGAGCCATAGATGGAGATGAATTTGCGAAGTAAATGCTTTGGCATTATTTTTTTTCTGCAGTTTGATGTAACTATCAACGATTTTATATAATCATTTAATGTTGTGGAGTATATTCCTCAATATTATCTTTTTGTAAATAATTTAACCTGTGGGTTACTGATTTGTGGAAGATTTCAATATTTTAAAGACTTGTTTGTCATGAAAAAGTCACAAAGGTTTTTATTTTCTTACTCCTAAAATGATGAAAAACGAGGAAAATATTCCCCAATTAGTCGTTTTGGCGGTTTTTTCAAAAAAACCTAATTTGGTAACGGGACAAGCACGTGCTTTTATATGTAGATTATTTGTTACAATTGCTCCCATTAGCAATAGTAAAAGTAATTTTTAATTTATGGTAAACGCCTTAAAAATGAATTTAGCATTATGTGCATTGGTTGTTTTGTGTGCATGTAAAAAGAACCCGGATATAGGCACTGACATTAATAAGCCAGAAACTGAAATTCCAACTATTCCAACGCCTCCAAAAGACTCTGTAGTTATCCCTGGCAATTCAAGGATAATTGAAGTGGGAACTGGTTCTGGAAACCTATCAATCGATGGAAAAACATTGGCCATCACCGGGAACACGGTTATTAAAATTAAAGGAGGTTCTTATAATGATATTCAAATCTCAAATATTAGTGTTCTGAATGCAACGGTGTTTATTTTAAATAGTGGTTTGGTAGAATTAGCAGGGAATAAACAAATGACCTTGTCAAACCTTAAAAACGTAACGATTTCTGGTGATGGGACTCCTGGAATAGATAAAGGCTTTGTTTTTAGAGATAAAACAGATGGCGGCACTTTTATTCAGCTTAAAAATGACATCAACGATTTTACATTAAGATATGCTTCTTTCAAGAATGTCAATACTTATAATGCGATTCAGTACGATTCTCAAAAAAGTTACGATGGCTCAGAAAATTCTTATTCGCAGAATTTGAAATTCCTTTATATTGATGGCGAAAATATGGGAACATTGATTAGATTCAGAGGTGTGGTGGAGAATGGCAGGATCGTCGGATTAATCAAAAATGTAGAGATTGCCTACCTGAATTTTAAGAATTCAAAAGATGTAGGTAGTGTCATATCCCTTGAAAACGCGGAAGACTATGATATTCATCACAACAGTATCCAGGACATCAATCAGAATAACAATAACCACAATGGAATATTCTATGTTCAGGGTAATGGTAAATTCTATAATAATCAAATTAGAAACCACCAGGGAAATGCAATCAGGGCCTGGGCTTACAGCATAGGGACTACGCCTAAGGAGATCTTAATCTTTAATAATATTGTCATTAATTCCAGAATGTACAGCGCTTTCGAATTGCAGGCTTTTCCGTATAACATGTTACCTGGAAAAACTACTTATTCAAATGCTAAAGTATTCAATAACACTTGTGGGAATTTAATACCTAAAGAAGGGTTCCCAGCTGAAATACTGGATCTTTATGGTTTGCAAGGCGGTAAGACCGATATTTTTAATAATTTAGGGTATAAGTTTACTCTAGTGGGGCAAAATAACACCAATTTCATTTTCAATGATATGGGACCTACGCCGCCGAATGCTTTTAATAATAAATATTTTAACAGTTATTCAGAAGCAGGAATCGCAGATGACAGCAAATTAATGCTGAGTGGCAATTCAGCTGCAAAAAATGCAGGAGCACCCTTAACTGGTCAAAATCTGCAAATTTCTTCCACTCCGGCAATTAATTTTGATATTTATAATACTCCAAGGTCTTTATCCAGACCATCAATTGGCGCGGTTGAATAAATAACATCAGCATTTTGCTCCTTCATGGACCAAAAGAAATCTCCTTAATCCTCCTATTGGTTAAGGAGATTTTTTTTTACACATTTGCTGTTCCTGTTTGGTCTGTTTATTGCCAATGGGGGGAGGATGATCTTTTGAAAGAGTATTGTCGTTATATAGGTTTAATATGCATTTAAGTATTTGTTCTCCTTAAGAATGATAATTTTTATATCTTTCGTTATCATTTGCTCATTTCATAGTTGATAACCTGTTGTACATGCTCGGATTCTTAAAAAAACTGCTCTCCATATTCAAAAATATGCATTTTCAATCTTTGCTCGGAAATGCAGTGATGGCGGGTTTTGGGATGATTACCCTGGCAATTCTTTACCGGGGACTTTCAGTGAACGATCTTGGTGTTTATATCTTTTTTCTGGCTGCAATAGGCCTGATTGATACCTTAAGAGCAGGATTCTTAACCATTACTTTTGTCAAGTTTTATAGTGGAACGGAAAAGGAAAGAGCGGAGGTAGTTGCTGGATCCTCATGGGTAATCGGACTCTCAATTACTTTGCTGTTGGTTTTGCTGAACATTCCGGCATTTTTTATTGCGGATCATGTGAGTAATGAGGGTTTAGCGGTGTTTCTCAGGTATTTCTCTCTGATTTCTGTCATTACACTACCTTCATTTATGGCCAATTGTGTGGTCCAGGCAGATAAACGTTTTGATCGTTTACTCTGGCTTAGAATCATGACGCAGGGCAGTTTTACTTTGATCGTCTTCATACTCGCCTTACTTGGAAAATTAAGTCTGAATTCGGTCCTTGCAGGTTACTGCTTTTCCTTCTTGTTTTCTGGTGTCCTTGTACTATTCTTAAAGTGGACAATGATCAGATCGGTAGTCCATGCAGATCGTCCAACTGTTCTTGAATTGTTTCATTTTGGAAAGTATAGTATGGGTACCAATATTGGATCCAATCTTTTTGGTGTAACCAATACTTTTATCATCAATTTTTTCATCGGTCCAGCCGCACTGGCGATGTATAACCTTGGTGGAAAGCTGATTCAGCTTATTGAAATCCCTCTTTCTAGTTTTGCTGCAAGTGGAATGCCGATTCTTTCCCTGCATTACAATAGAAATGAGAAAGAAGAGATGATGTATACCCTTAAAAAATTAATTGGGATGATCACGATCGCTTTAGTTCCGATAGTGGTATTTGCCCTCATTTTTGCAGAACCCATCATTAGCTTAATTGCAGGAAAAGAATACGTCAACAATCAGGCGCCAAACCTCTTCCGGATGTTTATGGTAATTGCATTGCTCTATCCGGCAGATCGTTTCTTTGCATTGGCATTGGACGTGATCCACCAGCCTAAAGTGAACTTTTATAAAATTATCGTTATGCTGATTGTGAATGTAGTCACCGTTTTTATTGGGATGTCGATCTATCATTCCATCTATACTATTGCTATTGCTTCTGTATTTCCAACCTTAATCGCGATCATCATGACCTATTATCCGCTCTATAGATATGCTAAATTTAGTTTTTGGGGTATTTTTGTGATTGGCTATAAAGAAATAGTTGTATTTTTAAAACAAGTTAATCGTACATTTTTAACCCGAGGTTAATGGTATTTTGTTTCAAATATCATAATATATATAAATCATAATAATGAGTAAGAAAATCTCTATAATATTAGCTTGTGATAACCATTATGTGGTGCTATTAGCCGCACTTTTGAAATCCATCGAAATGAACCATCAGACTGAGGAGTTGATTGATGTTTATTTAGTGGATGACCAGATATCCAAGTTGAGTAAGCAAAAGTTAATGGCTTCATTGACCTTGGACAAGATGAATATCATCTGGTTAAAAATGGAGGAAATTATTCCTGAAGATGTGACTTTGCCATTGGTTAATAATACCTACCCATTAAATACCTATATCAGACTACTGATTCCGTATTTTATTCCTAAAGAGGTCAATCGAATTATCTTCCTGGATGTAGATATGATTATGCTGGACGACATCAGCAATTTATGGAAAATCGATATCGGTGACAAAGTTATCGGAGCTGTCAATGATGGTCCGGATGTAAAAACCATTGCTGAAGGGATCGAAAACTATAGTGAATTGGGCTTAGATCCAACTCAGAAATATTTTAATGCGGGCATGCAGCTGATCAATATTGACAAATGGAGAGCGCTTGATATCACACAGAAGACATTTGATGCCATCAATAACAATAAAAAATATGCAGGTTTAGGAGATCAATATGGTTTGAATATTGCACTAATTGGAAACTGGCATGAGATAGATGGAAAATGGAATCGCTTTTCTGTGTGTACGGATCCGAAGCCTAGTTTAATTCATTATTTCCACCGTAAGCCCATTTATAAAACCTATGCTTATAATTATAAAGAGGAGTTTTTCTACTACCTGAATAAAACAAAGTTTAGTGACTTCCAGCCTATCGGAGAAACAACAAGGTATTTGAAGAAAATTAATAATATGTTGGAGAAAATTAAATTGTTTTTTAAATAGTGTTCTTTTCAATACGATCCATTGCCAGTTTTTAAATCTTTAGTGCCGTATGCTGGATATGAATGATTAATTTTAGTTAGAACTTAGTGAACAGAAGGAGTTATTTTAAGCGCATTTTGGTGCTTGGAGCCCTGGGGGGGGCATCGTTTTCTATCTTTAAATGGAAGGAACTGACACGTCAGGTCGATCCGGTTTTATTGTGGAGCAAGAAGGATCTGGTTGCGGAACTGTCTGAGATCATTATTCCTGAAACAGATACCCCAGGAGCAAAGTCGGCGAATGTTGCAGACTATATTATTAAGGTTTTGATAAATTGTATGGACATTAAAAAACAAAATAAGTTTTGTTCAGGTCTGGAGCTTGTGGAGTCGCATTCCATGCGTAATTATGGAAAATCATTTTTGAATTGCTCTGATCAGGAAAAGCAAACTGTCTTTGAATATATTGCCAACCATTCCGGATTTTCCTACCGGATCTTAAATAGGATAAATAAGAAAATTTTTGGAGAATCATTTTTCATCACACTGAAAGATTTAACGATAGAAGGATATTGTATGTCAAAGCCAGGCGCGACGCAGGGCTTAGCGTATGACTATATTCCGGGTAATTTCGAAGCCTGTATTAAACTAAAACCAAATCAAAAATCCTGGGCGACAAAATAGCTATGTATAACAGCAACAAAACAAAGGAATTGAATACTTATGATGCGATCGTCATTGGTTCCGGAATAAGTGGTGGATGGGCAGCAATGGAGCTTTGTAAAAAAGGGTTTAAAACCTTACTGCTGGAAAGAGGAAGGAATGTGGAGCATATCGTAGATTACCCTACGGCAAATCTTAATCCCTGGGATTTTAAATATGGACTTAACAATACTTTGAAGGACAGAGAAGCTGATCCGGTTCAAAGTAATACTTATAACCCTTCGACAAAACATTTTTTTGTGAGTGATGCTGAACATCCTTATATACAGGAACAGCCTTTTGACTGGGTAAGAGGGTACCAGGTAGGAGGTCGGTCATTGGTTTGGGGCAGACAATGTTATCGCATGAGTGACCTTGATTTTGAGGCTAATCTTAAGGATGGCATTGCAGTAGACTGGCCAATCAGATACAAGGATCTGGCACCATGGTATAGTTATGTGGAATCTTTTATTGGCGTAAGCGGACAGAAAGAAAATTTAGCCCATTTGCCGGATGGTGAGTTTTTACCAGCAATGGAATTGAATTATATCGAAAAACACCTTGGAGATTCCATAAAAAAAAATGAACATAATCGTTTATTAACCATCGCAAGAGTTGCTAATTTAACCCGGGGATGGGACCATAGAGGTCCTTGTCAGAATCGGAATTTGTGTGAACGCGGTTGTCCTTTTGGTGGCTATTTTAGCAGCAATAGTTCTACCATTCCCGCGGCGGTGGCTACTGGTAATTTAACATTGAGGCCTTTCTCCATTGTAACGGAAATTCTGTACGATGAACAGCGTCAAATGGCAAAAGGAGTAAGAGTAATTGATACACTCAGTAATGAAGTTTATGAGTTTTATTCTAAAATACTTTTTATCAATGCCTCCACTATCGCTACAGCAAGCCTATTGTTGAACTCGGTATCTTCCCGTTTTCCTAATGGTTTTGGGAACGATAGTGAGCAGGTAGGTCATAATTTAATGGATCACCACTCTTCCGCAGGTGCTTATGGGGTTCATGATCAGTTTAAAGATTATTATTATAAAGGACGAAGACCTTGTGGATTCTTAATTCCACGTTATAGAAACCTTAAAGATGGTGAAAATCTTAACTTTAAGAGGGGGTATAATATTCAGGGTCATGGAGAAAGAATGGAGTGGCAGGATCTTTCCTATAATTTAAATGGATTTGGAAAGGATTTTAAAAAACAACTCACTACACCTGGCGATTGGACAGTCTGGATGGCGGGCTGGGGAGAGTGTTTGCCCTATTTTGAGAATCAAATTACACTAGACAAAATTCAAAAGGATAAATGGGGACTGCCTTTGGTTAAAATCGATTTTTCATTTGCTGAGAATGAAAATAAGATGATGATTGACATACAGCAAACCTCTGCAGAAATGCTGGAGGGTGCAGGATTTAAAGATGTGGAGATGTTCAATTATAAAAAGTCTGGCGGAAGCACTGTCCATGAGATGGGAACTGCACGTATGGGACATGATCCCAGGACTTCAGTGTTGAATAAATTCAATCAGATGCATAATGCAAAAAATGTTTTTATAACGGATGGGAGCGCAATGACTTCCTCAAGCTGTCAAAATCCTTCTTTAACTTATATGGCACTCACTGCAAGGGCCTGTGAATTTGCTTATCAGCAGCTGAAAAATGGTAAATTGTAATTATGGCTTGTAATTTGACTATAAATCAGACGCTTAATGTTAGTTTAATGAACGTAAGTTTGTGATGGCCATAGCACCTAAAATGCTATGTAATGTATGGAGGGCCGGGGAAACTAAAAATTCCCTTCAAATTTTAATTAATGATAAAGTAATGGAGCCTTTATTTAATGGTCATATGTATTTAATTTAATTGGTGATGCGCATAGCTAATATTATAATTGCACATAAAAACCCACTGCAGCTGGAGCGTTTAATTAGGAAAATGCAGCATGAGAATTTCGATTTTTACATCCACATTGATAAAAAATCGACATAGAAAGCTTTTTGTTCTTAAAAGAGATCAAAGGAGTGTACTTTATAAAAAACAGAGTGGTGTGTAATTGGGGAGGTCATAGCACGCTAAAAGCGATGTTAAACTCCTTAAAAGAAACACAGGCGAACGAAATCAGCTATGGTTTCTATAACTTAATGAGTGCTCAGGATTACCCAATAAGGAGAAATCAGGAATTCTATGACTTTCTTTTAGCACATCAGAAAAATTCTTTTATTTTTTATGAATCAGAAGAATCTGGATGGTGGAAAATGGCTATCCAACGATATCAGCACTATCACCTCACCGACTTTAATTTCTTTGGGAGTTATTTTTTGGAGCGAATGATGAATAAAGTGCTGCCGATCAGGAAATTCCCTATGGCGCTGAAACTATATGGAGGTCGGAAGGCTAGTTGGTGGACATTAAATCATGAATCTGCCAATTACTTATCTAATTTTTTCGATCA
It contains:
- a CDS encoding glycosyltransferase family 2 protein yields the protein MPIRPLKIPAYLETQQYDGQWFLDHIDEIREGIKRLHSDQADVTVSIPAYNEEASILKTLWSLSKTVTSQKVEILVVNNNSTDRTQELIELSGASWLIEKQQGVTHARNSGLQAAKGKIILNADADSFYSPYWVDLLSLPLKDATVACTYGRFAFVSDGPANRFPYFLYETAGDFFKAIKRRSNDEAMYVYGCSSGYRKKQGLQVDGYHHPPDTNEDGYLALKLRSKFGKLHKVTANLALVWTSDRRLIEQGGLFKAFLARTKFLFG
- a CDS encoding lipopolysaccharide biosynthesis protein; the encoded protein is MLGFLKKLLSIFKNMHFQSLLGNAVMAGFGMITLAILYRGLSVNDLGVYIFFLAAIGLIDTLRAGFLTITFVKFYSGTEKERAEVVAGSSWVIGLSITLLLVLLNIPAFFIADHVSNEGLAVFLRYFSLISVITLPSFMANCVVQADKRFDRLLWLRIMTQGSFTLIVFILALLGKLSLNSVLAGYCFSFLFSGVLVLFLKWTMIRSVVHADRPTVLELFHFGKYSMGTNIGSNLFGVTNTFIINFFIGPAALAMYNLGGKLIQLIEIPLSSFAASGMPILSLHYNRNEKEEMMYTLKKLIGMITIALVPIVVFALIFAEPIISLIAGKEYVNNQAPNLFRMFMVIALLYPADRFFALALDVIHQPKVNFYKIIVMLIVNVVTVFIGMSIYHSIYTIAIASVFPTLIAIIMTYYPLYRYAKFSFWGIFVIGYKEIVVFLKQVNRTFLTRG
- a CDS encoding glycosyltransferase family 8 protein translates to MSKKISIILACDNHYVVLLAALLKSIEMNHQTEELIDVYLVDDQISKLSKQKLMASLTLDKMNIIWLKMEEIIPEDVTLPLVNNTYPLNTYIRLLIPYFIPKEVNRIIFLDVDMIMLDDISNLWKIDIGDKVIGAVNDGPDVKTIAEGIENYSELGLDPTQKYFNAGMQLINIDKWRALDITQKTFDAINNNKKYAGLGDQYGLNIALIGNWHEIDGKWNRFSVCTDPKPSLIHYFHRKPIYKTYAYNYKEEFFYYLNKTKFSDFQPIGETTRYLKKINNMLEKIKLFFK
- a CDS encoding gluconate 2-dehydrogenase subunit 3 family protein produces the protein MNRRSYFKRILVLGALGGASFSIFKWKELTRQVDPVLLWSKKDLVAELSEIIIPETDTPGAKSANVADYIIKVLINCMDIKKQNKFCSGLELVESHSMRNYGKSFLNCSDQEKQTVFEYIANHSGFSYRILNRINKKIFGESFFITLKDLTIEGYCMSKPGATQGLAYDYIPGNFEACIKLKPNQKSWATK
- a CDS encoding GMC oxidoreductase — its product is MYNSNKTKELNTYDAIVIGSGISGGWAAMELCKKGFKTLLLERGRNVEHIVDYPTANLNPWDFKYGLNNTLKDREADPVQSNTYNPSTKHFFVSDAEHPYIQEQPFDWVRGYQVGGRSLVWGRQCYRMSDLDFEANLKDGIAVDWPIRYKDLAPWYSYVESFIGVSGQKENLAHLPDGEFLPAMELNYIEKHLGDSIKKNEHNRLLTIARVANLTRGWDHRGPCQNRNLCERGCPFGGYFSSNSSTIPAAVATGNLTLRPFSIVTEILYDEQRQMAKGVRVIDTLSNEVYEFYSKILFINASTIATASLLLNSVSSRFPNGFGNDSEQVGHNLMDHHSSAGAYGVHDQFKDYYYKGRRPCGFLIPRYRNLKDGENLNFKRGYNIQGHGERMEWQDLSYNLNGFGKDFKKQLTTPGDWTVWMAGWGECLPYFENQITLDKIQKDKWGLPLVKIDFSFAENENKMMIDIQQTSAEMLEGAGFKDVEMFNYKKSGGSTVHEMGTARMGHDPRTSVLNKFNQMHNAKNVFITDGSAMTSSSCQNPSLTYMALTARACEFAYQQLKNGKL
- a CDS encoding beta-1,6-N-acetylglucosaminyltransferase — translated: MCNWGGHSTLKAMLNSLKETQANEISYGFYNLMSAQDYPIRRNQEFYDFLLAHQKNSFIFYESEESGWWKMAIQRYQHYHLTDFNFFGSYFLERMMNKVLPIRKFPMALKLYGGRKASWWTLNHESANYLSNFFDHESKLDKFLKFCWGTDEFVIPTILLNSPFKEQMINDNLRYIHFPEGKANPRILEMEDLTLMKDSNMFFARKFDMPMSEEVLRRIDEQME